One part of the Humulus lupulus chromosome 9, drHumLupu1.1, whole genome shotgun sequence genome encodes these proteins:
- the LOC133801092 gene encoding GDSL esterase/lipase CPRD49-like isoform X3, with the protein MPPKADIILRGYSGWNSRRALLVLDQVFPKDAAIQPSLVIVYFGGNDSLRPHPSGLGPHVPLPEYVDNMKKIATHLKGLSEKTRLIFLTAPPVNEEQILEFYSEFEDMGRTNELCREYSDACLELCKEMDIKAIDMFTSIQKKKNWRTTCFTDGIHFTFEASKIILKEILKVLKEADWEPSLHFRSLPAQFGEDSPYDPISADGKTTINISDNHSDVIIQRLKLYDDDEN; encoded by the exons ATGCCTCCAAAG GCTGACATCATATTGCGAGGCTACTCTGGCTGGAACTCAAGACGTGCTCTTCTTGTCTTGGATCAAGTTTTTCCTAAG gatgcAGCAATTCAACCTTCTTTGGTGATAGTCTACTTTGGAGGTAATGACTCGTTGCGTCCACATCCATCTGGACTAGGCCCTCATGTCCCACTTCCTGAATATGTTGATAATATGAAAAAAATTGCTACCCATCTCaag GGCCTTTCAGAAAAAACTCGCTTAATCTTTCTTACTGCTCCTCCTGTAAACGAGGAACAAATTCTTGAATTCTATAG TGAATTTGAAGATATGGGTCGAACAAATGAGCTGTGCCGAGAGTACTCAGATGCTTGCCTAGAGCTATGCAAAGAGATGGATATCAAGGCCATTGATATGTTTACTTCAATCCAGAAAAAGAAGAATTGGCGAACTACTTGCTTCAC AGATGGAATACACTTTACATTTGAGGCTAGTAAGATTATACTGAAGGAGATATTGAAGGTGCTCAAAGAGGCAGACTGGGAACCAAGCTTACACTTTCGCTCATTGCCAGCTCAATTTGGAGAAGATTCACCCTATGATCCTATCAGTGCTGATGGAAAGACGACTATTAACATATCCGATAATCACTCTGACGTAATCATCCAACGGCTAAAATTATATGATGATGATGAGAATTAA
- the LOC133801091 gene encoding LIMR family protein At5g01460 encodes MGDFNLALVIVAIVVCVIVFLFNVYLLVNYQHPDDANQAYFPKFVVVLGLSVAAISILMLPADVANRQACRHAIYNGACNLTLPMKDLWLAIYILDAVLVFFVIPFAMFYYEGDQDKTVGKRIKSALIWVVTTAIVCALVLGILYGLIGEVDFTVRHLSSTTASFPNTWQFSSTQPCIGSARQCSAYSADAASERTWTMRTTFPEYVVALATIVGSVLFSIFGGVGIASLPLGLIFSFIRRPKAVITRSQYIKEATELGKKAKELKKAADALHQEERSGSKGRKWRKNVKAVEKELLQLEEDVKLLEEMYPQGEKAETSWALTVLGYLAKLVLGILGLIVSIAWIAHIIIYLLIDPPLSAFLNEVFIKLDDVWGLLGTAAFAFFCFYLLLAVIAGAMMLGLRLVFITIHPMKWGATLMNSFLFNVALILLCSISVIQFCSTAFAYYAQATAAQEIFGHTLQSLRGIKYLYKYNVFQIAFIVLAGLTFVYYAAFGWRRRKPSGRFQLSS; translated from the exons ATGGGCGATTTCAATCTCGCGCTCGTAATCGTCGCCATTGTTGTGTGCGTTATTGTGTTCCTCTTCAATGTTTACCTTCTCGTTAATTATCAGCACCCTGATGACGCTAACCAGGCGTATTTTCCCAAATTCGTCGTCGTTTTGGGGCTCTCCGTCGCCGCCATTTCCATACTGATGTTACCGGCGGACGTGGCGAATCGGCAGGCTTGTCGTCACGCGATATACAATGGTGCCTGTAATCTCACCTTGCCGATGAAAGATCTGTGGCTTGCTATTTATATTCTTGATGCGGTGCTTGTGTTCTTCGTGATTCCCTTTGCAATGTTCTACTATGAAGGGGACCAGGACAA GACCGTTGGAAAGAGGATTAAAAGTGCGTTGATATGGGTGGTGACGACCGCCATTGTTTGTGCTCTCGTGCTGGGAATCTTATATG GGCTTATTGGAGAGGTGGACTTTACTGTTAGGCACCTTTCTTCTACCACAGCTTCCTTTCCTAATACTTGGCAATTCTCTAGTACTCAACCATGTATAGGTTCTGCACGCCAG TGTTCTGCATATTCTGCTGATGCTGCATCAGAGAGGACATGGACCATGCGTACAACCTTCCCAGAATATGTTGTTGCTCTTGCTACCATTGTTGGATCAGTACTTTTCTCT ATATTTGGTGGGGTTGGTATTGCATCTCTACCACTGGGGCTCATTTTTTCCTTCATTCGGCGTCCAAAGGCTGTTATTACTCGGTCACAATATATAAAG GAAGCAACTGAACTAGGTAAGAAAGCGAAAGAATTGAAGAAAGCAGCTGATGCCCTCCATCAAGAAGAAAGAAGTGGGTCTAAGGGTAGAAAATGGCGTAAAAATGTGAAGGCCGTAGAGAAG GAATTACTTCAGTTGGAAGAAGATGTAAAACTTCTGGAAGAAATGTATCCACAAGGAGAGAAG GCTGAGACTTCTTGGGCTCTGACTGTTCTTGGTTACTTGGCAAAACTTGTCTTGGGGATTTTGGG GTTGATTGTTTCTATTGCTTGGATTGCTCACATAATCATCTATTTGTTGATTGACCCTCCTCTTTCTGCTTTCCTGAATGAGGTTTTCATCAAGCTGGATGATGTTTGGG GTCTTTTGGGAACTGCGGCATTTGCATTTTTCTGCTTCTATCTCTTGCTGGCTGTTATTGCTGGAGCAATGATGCTTGGCCTCAGACTGGTTTTCATTACAATTCATCCCATGAA GTGGGGAGCTACACTTATGAACTCATTTTTATTTAATGTGGCACTAATTCTCCTATGCTCGATCAG TGTGATCCAGTTCTGTTCTACAGCATTTGCTTACTATGCTCAAGCAACAGCTGCTCAGGAAATATTTGGTCACACTTTGCAATCTCTTCGTGGAATTAAATATTTGTACAA GTACAATGTATTTCAAATTGCATTTATCGTCCTGGCGGGTCTGACCTTTGTGTATTATGCTGCCTTC GGATGGAGAAGAAGAAAACCCAGCGGCAGGTTCCAACTTTCCTCTTAA